CCCAGATTACTTGCTGAATTTTGATAAGCATAGTAAGGCGCTTGATCAAGAGGCTGGATGCCAGTTTTTCTTTCATATAAGGGATCCAAGCCTTCCTGAGCATAACGGTTCCACTCTTCAACGGTAGCGTGTAAGTTATCATAGGGAATATCAAGTTTTTGGGCTAATTCTTCCAAGCTGTCTGCACTAATCACAAGACCTGCTTCAATATCTGCCTGGATATTTTCTTCAGTCCAAGGACTTCCTGGAGCGCCTAATGTTCCACGGTCAAAAATCATATAAGTTGGCTTGAATAATTTTTTCTCTTCTTGAAAAATTGCCCGATAGTGATAAGCATAAGTCGCATCTTCACAAACAAAACGATTGCCTTGTCCATTAACTATAATCATTGGCAAAGTAGCCACTCGATTATCCGTTGCGTTACCAGTTTTCCCGCAAAAGTCAATACATCCTCCAAATCCACCAATAGCCGCCCCTACAGACTGGCCTAAGAGAATTCCATCCCCCGTATTGGTTGCTGTTGAAAGGCAGGTATTATATTTTAAATCATGGTAGTGTTGAGGGCTTAAATCACGGGCTAAGGCTGGATTATGGTCAATGGAAGCCGTTGCTAAGACAACTCCCTGATTAGCAAGGTAAAACTGTCTTTCTCCTGCCGATTTAGCAAGCAGTCCTACCACCTTTTTCCCTTGATGAACTAAGGAAACTGCCGTGGTATTATACTTAATCTCAGCTCCCGCTACTAAGGCCGCTTGGAGGAGATGTTGAGTTAAGACCACCCCCTGGCCTCCGGCACCTCCCCCTTCATAGACATGGATACGATCAGCATGGAGATCTTCTTCAACATAAGGAATATGACTATGTCCATATACCGAAGTCCAATGAATACCTAAGTCTTCTAACCATTTTATATTTTCTGGAGCGCCTTGGGCTAGATCTTTAACCAGTTCTGGATCAACAGTCTCTTCTCCCGCCTTAAGCCACAAGCGGTAATGCTTTTCGGGAGTGTCATCTGCGAAGTCGGTAAATTCTTTTTGCTGGTCAGTCCCTGCTGCTTGAAGGACTCCGCCTGAATAATTGGTGGTTCCACCAGCAATACCCGCCTTTTCACAAATTAAAACTTTGAGCCCCGCTTGACTGGCTTCGACAGCCGCCGCTAGGCCCGCTCCTCCAGCCCCAACCACAATAACGTCATAGGTCCCAACCGGCTCAAGGTCATCACGATAGGCTGTTGCCGCTTCTACCGGAGAAGTATTTTTAGGACCGGATTTAGTCTGTTTGCTAGCCGAAGAAGTCGCATCTATTCCATCCTCAACCTTAGCAAAAATACTAGGGTTCAAGGCATCAGTTGTTGATATTTTTCCTTGAGCGAGTGCAACCGCTTTTTCGACAGCTGACCGCAAGGCCCGGGTTGAAAAACTGGCTCCAGTGATAGCATCCACACTACTAGACCCCTTGGCTAAGATATTTTTCTTCATTTGTTCAATTCCTAGACCACCAACCAGGGCCTGGTCACTATAATCCACATCAAGGGAATCGATTTTTCCTAGCTTTGGATCAATGCCTACTTCTACTTGAATTGGACCATGGAAGCCCTCCACCACTGCTTTAAACTTATTACTCATAATTACATAACCCTTTCTTTTTTAATAGGAAAATCTTCTTATTGCTAGTGTACCATGAAAGCACTTTCCTACTAAAGCAAACTAAGAATGGCATAAGAAAAAACTAGTCTAAATCTAATTTTCAACCTTAACCACTGGAATAATTGGCACCTCAATGCCTTTATTCATAAAGGTTTGGTAAAGAGCGTTCTGCATCAACATCTTATTTTGTCCAATAGCATCATAACTGGTAAAGAATTCAACAAAAACCTTATAGGCGCTATTTCCTACCTCGATCCGAATCTTAGGCTTTTTATCTGCTCCTAAACTCTCCATTTTTCGTTCAAAGATTTCTAAGGATTCATCGTCGCATTTATCCATAAACTTACTGTATTGTTCATAAGCTACCCGAGCGGTAATTTTCATCACTTCTTCAGTATTTTCTCTGAAATCAACTGGTACCATGACATCAACCACGACAAAGGGGCTGTCATGATTGTAATTATATACAGCGTGGTCAAATATCCAACGGTTAGGTACCGAAACATAGCGTCCGGTATAAGAGCGTTTTTCAGTTAACTTGCCGATCTCAGCCAAGTTAATTTGTAAAAAATCAAAATCAACCACTTCACCGGAAACGCCATTAATATCAATTGCACTACCTATTCTCAGGGGCGAGCGAACATAGATATAAATATAAGCAACCAAGTCAACGATAATGTCTTTAGACGCTAAGGCCGCAAAACCAACCACGATAATAATCATTACACCGAATAATTCCACTCGGGTAAACCAAATACTTAAAATAAAAAAACTAATTAAAAGGATCAAGATTAAACGGGTGACTCGGATAAAGGCCTGCGCTGTACTATCGCGTTTAAATAAGCGGGGTAAAAACCATCCCAAGGCTTTCATAAATAAAAACCCGATTAATATAAGTCCTAGAGAAATCAAGACATTTTTGACAAATAAATCGGAATCAGATTGGTCACTGTTTAAATAATCTAAGAATTGATGCATGCCCTCACCCTTTAAACAATAAAAAATTAGTCACACTACTTATGCTTAGTTTAGCATGTATTTATAGATTTGTACCGTCCAATCTAGCAGGCCTATTTTATCTGTTTTCCAAGCGAAGAAAAGACCAGACTAAAATGTAGTGCCCCCCAAAAGTTGAATTCTTGGTCCAACTTTTGGGGGGCACTACACAAAGGCCACCTCTCTACAAATATAAAGCCCAACTTATTAGGGGCACCATAAAATATTTACTTGCTTTTGAGGTAGTCCGGTCGTTCAGAGACTTCTAGCTGAACATCATTTAAAATCTTTTGAATTTTTTCTTTAGTGATGTATAGGCGACTGACCATGTCAGAATCTTGAAACATTTCTAAAACCGCCCCAGGCGCATTCCTGAGTTCCCATTGAGTAATCTCGATCATTGGAATCCGCATATCTTCCTTTACCCAACGACTGATCATCTCCAAACATCCCGCTGAAGCAAAAGAAAAAGCATAGAGATCTTCAGTAGACACATAGTCACTGCCACTGGCTGCTTGTTTCATTTTAATTAGCCACTGATAAAAATTTTCAAAAATGAAATGTGAAAAGGAATTTTGTCCTACTGTTTTAAAGGCTTCCTGGTAATAAAGCGGATCCTTAGCAACAATATAATAATATTCAGCCACTGACCTGGCATAGAACTCTAAACTCTTTTCATAGGGTGAACTATTCTCAGCCAATTCTCTGACAAAATAATAATTCATCACATCATACTTATCATGAAAACGGCGGTAAAAAGTTGACCGAGCAACGCCGGCTTCTTTTAATATATCTTCAACAACAATATGATCAAAACCCTTTTCAACCATTAAATAACGAAAAGCATTGGTAATTCGATTCTTAATTTTCATTGACGGACTCTCCCCTCACTAGCCTTTATTTTATAAGTAAGCTCTCATAAAAACAAAGGAAATATTTTGTATCGCTAAGAAGTAATCCCTTTATGATAAATTATAAGTAAACTAAAGAATTAGGGGGCAAGGATTCATAGATATTGTGAAAAAATAGATAAGTAGTGATTTTCATGATTAAAATCATAATTTAAGAAAAGGAGAATCGATTATGGCTAAATATAAAGCAGGAGTTTATTCTGGTGATGCCCAGGGCTTTGCTGGGCCACTAAAGGTTAATGTTACAGTCAATGAAGAGGC
The nucleotide sequence above comes from Aerococcus urinae. Encoded proteins:
- a CDS encoding FAD-dependent oxidoreductase codes for the protein MSNKFKAVVEGFHGPIQVEVGIDPKLGKIDSLDVDYSDQALVGGLGIEQMKKNILAKGSSSVDAITGASFSTRALRSAVEKAVALAQGKISTTDALNPSIFAKVEDGIDATSSASKQTKSGPKNTSPVEAATAYRDDLEPVGTYDVIVVGAGGAGLAAAVEASQAGLKVLICEKAGIAGGTTNYSGGVLQAAGTDQQKEFTDFADDTPEKHYRLWLKAGEETVDPELVKDLAQGAPENIKWLEDLGIHWTSVYGHSHIPYVEEDLHADRIHVYEGGGAGGQGVVLTQHLLQAALVAGAEIKYNTTAVSLVHQGKKVVGLLAKSAGERQFYLANQGVVLATASIDHNPALARDLSPQHYHDLKYNTCLSTATNTGDGILLGQSVGAAIGGFGGCIDFCGKTGNATDNRVATLPMIIVNGQGNRFVCEDATYAYHYRAIFQEEKKLFKPTYMIFDRGTLGAPGSPWTEENIQADIEAGLVISADSLEELAQKLDIPYDNLHATVEEWNRYAQEGLDPLYERKTGIQPLDQAPYYAYQNSASNLGSLGGLRINTDGQVLDIFGQVIPGLYAAGLNAGEWIGPYYPGSGTAISGIIHQGRKAAQSMVKA
- a CDS encoding mechanosensitive ion channel family protein; protein product: MHQFLDYLNSDQSDSDLFVKNVLISLGLILIGFLFMKALGWFLPRLFKRDSTAQAFIRVTRLILILLISFFILSIWFTRVELFGVMIIIVVGFAALASKDIIVDLVAYIYIYVRSPLRIGSAIDINGVSGEVVDFDFLQINLAEIGKLTEKRSYTGRYVSVPNRWIFDHAVYNYNHDSPFVVVDVMVPVDFRENTEEVMKITARVAYEQYSKFMDKCDDESLEIFERKMESLGADKKPKIRIEVGNSAYKVFVEFFTSYDAIGQNKMLMQNALYQTFMNKGIEVPIIPVVKVEN
- a CDS encoding TetR/AcrR family transcriptional regulator C-terminal domain-containing protein, with translation MKIKNRITNAFRYLMVEKGFDHIVVEDILKEAGVARSTFYRRFHDKYDVMNYYFVRELAENSSPYEKSLEFYARSVAEYYYIVAKDPLYYQEAFKTVGQNSFSHFIFENFYQWLIKMKQAASGSDYVSTEDLYAFSFASAGCLEMISRWVKEDMRIPMIEITQWELRNAPGAVLEMFQDSDMVSRLYITKEKIQKILNDVQLEVSERPDYLKSK